In Arachis hypogaea cultivar Tifrunner chromosome 7, arahy.Tifrunner.gnm2.J5K5, whole genome shotgun sequence, the genomic window GACTGTGAAGCCCCCTTTTCTCCTACATTTTCTTGGGTCCCTTGGCATGCTATGTCCGAGATCATTGGTTGCGAGCCCAGCTCTAGAAGCATCCACTTGCACACTATCTCTTACACTATCTACATCATTGACCAACTCTTTTTTTGCAGCATCTTCCTCCTTAAATTATTTCAACAAATTCATAGCCATTTCCCGTGTAAAGATAAATCTCTCGTTATCTCGGCAAGCAAAGTTGGCTAGTTGTCTAAACCAATCCATCAAACAACCATATTGACTTAGCATCAAAGAATCCCAATGAAGCCCGACCATATTTTGCAAACCTACTTTGGTTGTCTTGGTCCACCGAGGCAAGACTAATGACCTTGGGAACTCCTCTATATCTTGATGCACTAAGACACAAACTATGTGTTCACAAGGTATGCCAAATGATTCCATTCTCATACATGAACAATTGAATTCCATCTCAATGTCACAACAGAATACACGCCACATCTCATTTGGCGTTCGGTTCAAACTGACAGAGTAAATCACATAAGAGCCAGTTTGCCTCATATTTATTACCTTCATTGATGCAGCCCGTACAAGGATTGGTTGGAACATATGAAATATTGATAGGGTGTAAACATTGGCAGCACTTTTCTCTAAGTGTTGAAAATAGGTTTGCATACTGGTCTTCCATTTACAGAGGCGAGGTCAGCCTGGACCTCTTTCCACCTTATATGGTCGACACAACGATtaaagtgttgaatgaactcAACCAGATTGTACCTTGAGTTGACATACTTTGCAATGATCGAGTTTAATCCCTCGCACCGAGAAGTAGTCCAAAAACCAGCAAAAAACTTCCCTCTTATATGTGCAGTTGCccatgaatgtctctttttataCATATCTAAGACCCAATTCTTGTTTTCGACACCAAATCTCTCAATTATTTCAAACCACTTTTGAcgaaatacatcaatttcatagTCGCCTAGCATACACGTTTTAAACATGGAGGTAAACTCGGGCTTGCCAATGTTACTTGTTGCATTGCGAATCAGATGCCATGCACATAATCTATGATGTGCATTAGGAAACTCTTTCTCAATGGCAAACTTCATTGATAGATCACCATCCGTGATCACTGAAATAGGTGCTTTCCCATTCATTGCCACCTTCAGTTGTTGTAGCAACCACTTATATGTGTCCTTTTCTTCATCCCAAATTAAAGCAACAGCAAAGATAATTGTTTGATTGTGATGATTGACACCAGAAAATACCACCAGTGGACACATATATTTATTCCTCTTATAGGTAGCATCAAACGCCAGCACATCGCCAAATAATAAGTAGTCTGCCCTACTGAGACCATCTCACCAGAATAAATTACGCAAAGTACCATCGGCATCCATGTGATAATTAAAATAGAGAGAAGGGTCATTTGTTGCTTGATCTTCTAGATACTTCAAAGCTGCATATGCATCATGTCCCTTTGCGTGAAAGAGAGATACCCGTAGCCACCTGCCTGATTTGCTAATGCCCGATATATCTGCCCAACACTAATCCCACACTTTTTCTTGTTAACCATGTAGCCAATATCAGCCTTGAACATGAATCTATACCCAGGGAGCAATCCAATCAACCGAGGATCCAAAGCGGATGATTATGTTCAtcagaaaaataagaaataaatcaACGACCACTAGGTGCATCTATACGAATCTCCATCATTGCAGTGCAGCCACACCTTGTCTCAGGTGTAGGTTTTCTCTTAAGGTTTCTAATGCCGTAATTATTTTGCGGTCTAAATTCTTCACGATGACATACAAAATTCTTCAACTTAAGTATGCCCGCACGACTCTTCCTAGTCTTGTTCTTCTGAGCACTAAAGCCTCTTGTCATTGCATATCTATTGTAGAACTCAAATGTAATGTTGACATTAGAAAAGTGAAAATGACATACATCTTCATCCCTGATGTTTCGAAATTCAATCATCCCAATGTCTTCGAGTGAGTCAATGTTATACCCTTCATCGATCCCCACATAATCAAACATTGGTTCCACATTTGTGTCGTCGTCATCCATATAATCCACGTCAACTTCCTCATGTTTTTCTTCATCCTACTCATACTGGTTATATGATGTATGCTCGCTATTAACCCCTTCATGAGAAAATTCCTGACCTAGAACTTCCTAAACTCCAGTACAcaattcaaaatgaaactaaaGTTTGTATATAAATTTCCAAACATGAGAAGAacaaatattttagtaaaatagAGACCAAATAGTAACAGTAGAAGTAGAACCATTGAACTTGATGTCATCCACACACCGAGTACCAGCAATCACAAATcacaatcttttaaaattaaaatcaatccaATAGTGTCAATCTTAGGAATCCTGGAATTAGACACGAGTTTCATTTATTGTATTAAGGGAGAAAATGAAGAAGCATGAATCCAAAATCTAACGGTGGAACTAGAGGAGTAAAAACAGAAAAAGCATGTAAGCCATTTTGTGAGCTTCCTTTTGTGTTTTGCCACTGCAATTGGAGTTCTTGAAATGGCTTGCGTCTTTGTTGTCTTGTTCTTAATCAAGAGCCAGCAGAGTTCTAGCATAGATCCACATGGCCATTATCTTGCAACAGTGGGATTTagaaaatttagctattttgagctAAAAAAGGCGACAAAAGGTGTAAcgccctaactaccaaagctcacgcttccggctgcgcaactctgatagctcggacattacgacgacacttatactatttaatactaaaatatgagcctgttttattttttaatccgcAGTATCGCTCCTAAGATACTTCATTTGATAACGTACATCCAAAGAtatcatacaacttacaaaactcataaagagtacatccatatatatacatatacatataaataaataatattacaaacattaaccaatacgattcctatccctcttacagattatatcaagataaaggtgagggtacaataaaccataactgaaacaatacagagcatcacaacaacaattatataagctcttcgtaacttctacacccatatcctgaaaggggaaaaatgcaagggggtgagaacatcatcctcgaaagggttctcagtaaagggttttttgggaattactgtaataggatatatgaagataaaccgtaccagtgattaataaccgtcttatgcctcttttaaaaaaaataacagttTACCATataagtaaagtcggaaatcttttctgaaagaggaaccgttcaatccttaaatcatcaaaagcctttcaaaaaggtttatctatactgaaccaaaatagcctttcatagtcttccaaaccagaaacataaAACCGGAATCAACCATCGatccatctcaattcaaccacggccctaggcccaaacaattcaatccaacaaccaatcaccacaaaccaacagagtcccagttgcaaacacagataggaagtttaagtacaaacaaacagttacagcaagtaggacaagtagcaggtaatcacaagtaatcacataggcaaaccaagtacaatatgcacacccaaacaatgtc contains:
- the LOC140174345 gene encoding protein FAR1-RELATED SEQUENCE 5-like, translating into MFKADIGYMVNKKKCGISVGQIYRALANQAGGYGRADYLLFGDVLAFDATYKRNKYMCPLVVFSGVNHHNQTIIFAVALIWDEEKDTYKWLLQQLKVAMNGKAPISVITDGDLSMKFAIEKEFPNAHHRLCAWHLIRNATSNIGKPEFTSMFKTCMLGDYEIDVFRQKWFEIIERFGVENKNWVLDMYKKRHSWATAHIRGKFFAGFWTTSRCEGLNSIIAKYVNSRYNLVEFIQHFNRCVDHIRWKEVQADLASVNGRPEEDAAKKELVNDVDSVRDSVQVDASRAGLATNDLGHSMPRDPRKCRRKGGFTVQ